In a single window of the Drosophila subpulchrella strain 33 F10 #4 breed RU33 chromosome X, RU_Dsub_v1.1 Primary Assembly, whole genome shotgun sequence genome:
- the LOC119556759 gene encoding protein strawberry notch isoform X3 translates to MELEIVSYGGGVPPIRAIKMAGNPGGIGNNQKPPIATTAASGGGVSSSGATAAGVKGNLSMLEAVQKLIAMNPQYLTSGIPNNVFQLLMNSMQRAPPSPSPMPKMNPGSHMVTSGAAAAAAAAAAAQASAAAYVQQEEDEVDYEEMGVAETYADYWPAKLKLGKKHPDAVVETASLSSVEPCDVYYKLSLPLETINSGHLSALQLESITYASQAHDHLLPDGSRAGFLIGDGAGVGKGRTIAGIIYENYLKGRKKALWISVSNDLKYDAERDLSDIGATRIDVHALNKFKYAKISSDVNNNCKRGVIFSTYSALIGESNNKTGKYRSRFRQLLQWCGEDFEGLIIFDECHKAKNLCPVGSGKPTKTGQTVLELQNKLPKARVVYASATGASEPKNMAYMVRLGLWGQGTAFGNFNDFITAVERRGVGAMEIVAMDMKLRGMYIARQLSFKGVSFKIEEVPLSKDFRKIYDQSVELWVEAMQKFTEAAELIDAESRMKKTMWGQFWSSHQRFFKYLCIAAKVNHAVLVARESIKYGKCVVIGLQSTGEARTLDQLEKDDGELTDFVSTAKGVFQSFVERHFPAPDRNRINRILGLYDETPSIADSTSNLGTNSNSTTAAGKRKGSNNNDNGSSAGGKTKKKKRSGSWQYSDSDDEDTEKKRNRKRDAGNSNSDSDEANSDEFRSDMDDEDEDDEDHDVESDRRSVASDASSDFNPFFSGSDSDIDPWVNARSKKSTKKTQKKTKKKVKKEKGKKEATSSASSSAATDPSGSTTMSATVVAALNAAKSRKSQLSTQDKIQDLLQKKQELKGTVTPVGVNGVKLNYGPPPKDAIERACTMKEELLRKIERLGSRLPPNTLDQLIDELGGPDNVAEMTGRRGRVVQTDDGNIQYESRTESDVPLETLNITEKQRFMDGQKDVAIISEAASSGISLQSDRRVFNQRRRVHITLELPWSADRAIQQFGRTHRSNQVNAPEYIFLISDLAGERRFASTVAKRLESLGALTHGDRRATETRDLSQFNIDNKYGRQALETVMRTIMGYESPLVPPPTDYSGEFFKDIAGALVGVGIIVNSESHPGVLSLDKDYNNISKFLNRILGCPVDLQNRLFKYFTDTMTAIIQQAKRGGRFDLGIVDLGAAGENVTRCRLIRFVRKHATGVAPTEMHTVRVERGMIWQEAIDKYADLFNENEGFYLSHQLRNQKRTAIMVVILEHQPARNSSSTSSTTDSDGSSKKKKSRSKKEIMCQIYRPNTGLQVRHESLFELEKKYRKVASEEAEPHWTEQYDASVNTCSHAYWNGNCRNVSLGNDCEVGLRQRLYHVLAGSVLSVWGRVEHILNTRSNSKMQVIRMKTTEGEKIVGTLIPKSCFEPLVADLRSDSEKQEEFNY, encoded by the exons ATGGAATTGGAGATAG TGAGTTATGGGGGCGGAGTACCACCCATTCGCGCCATCAAAATGGCCGGAAATCCGGGCGGAATCGGAAACAATCAGAAGCCGCCGATTGCCACGACAGCCGCAAGCGGAGGAGGAGTATCTTCCAGCGGAGCAACTGCAGCCGGAGTGAAGGGCAACCTCTCGATGTTGGAGGCTGTGCAGAAGCTGATCGCCATGAATCCGCAATACCTGACCAGCGGCATACCGAACAATGTATTCCAGCTGCTCATGAATTCGATGCAACGCGCACCGCCTTCTCCGTCGCCCATGCCAAAGATGAATCCCGGCTCACACATGGTGACCAGTGgcgctgcagcagcagcagcggcggcggcagctgCCCAAGCCTCGGCGGCCGCCTATGTCCAGCAGGAGGAGGATGAGGTCGACTACGAGGAGATGGGCGTGGCCGAGACCTATGCCGACTACTGGCCCGCCAAAT TGAAACTGGGCAAGAAGCATCCGGATGCCGTGGTGGAGACAGCCTCGCTGAGCTCCGTGGAGCCCTGCGATGTCTACTACAAATTGTCCCTGCCCCTCGAGACGATAAACAGCGGACACCTTAGTGCCCTGCAGCTGGAGTCCATCACGTACGCCTCCCAGGCGCACGATCACCTGCTTCCGGACGGAAGTCGGGCTGGTTTCCTGATCGGAGATGGCGCTGGTGTGGGCAAGGGTCGCACAATCGCCGGCATCATTTACGAGAACTATCTAAAGGGTCGCAAGAAGGCGCTTTGGATATCCGTGTCCAATGATCTCAAGTACGATGCCGAGCGGGATCTCAGCGACATCGGAGCCACGCGCATCGATGTCCATGCCCTCAACAAG TTCAAGTACGCCAAGATCAGCTCCGATGTGAATAACAACTGCAAGCGAGGAGTTATCTTCAGCACGTATTCCGCGCTGATCGGAGAGTCCAACAACAAGACGGGCAAGTACCGATCGCGATTCCGCCAGCTGCTGCAATGGTGCGGCGAGGACTTCGAGGGTCTGATCATCTTCGACGAGTGTCACAAGGCCAAGAATCTGTGTCCCGTCGGCTCTGGCAAGCCGACAAAGACGGGTCAGACCGTGCTGGAGCTGCAGAATAAGTTGCCCAAGGCGCGAGTGGTCTACGCATCCGCGACGGGTGCCTCCGAGCCCAAGAACATGGCCTACATGGTGCGACTGGGTCTCTGGGGACAGGGCACGGCCTTTGGCAACTTCAACGACTTCATCACCGCCGTGGAGAGACG CGGTGTGGGCGCCATGGAGATCGTGGCCATGGACATGAAACTGCGCGGCATGTACATCGCCCGCCAACTGAGCTTCAAGGGCGTCAGCTTCAAGATCGAGGAGGTGCCGCTCTCCAAGGACTTCCGCAAGATCTACGATCAGTCCGTGGAACTCTGGGTGGAGGCCATGCAGAAGTTCACCGAGGCGGCCGAACTGATCGATGCCGAGAGCCGCATGAAGAAGACGATGTGGGGCCAGTTCTGGTCCTCGCATCAGCGCTTCTTCAAGTACCTCTGCATCGCCGCCAAGGTGAACCATGCGGTGCTGGTGGCCCGCGAGTCCATAAAGTACGGCAAGTGTGTGGTCATCGGTCTGCAGTCCACCGGCGAGGCGCGCACCCTGGATCAGCTGGAGAAGGACGACGGCGAGCTCACCGACTTTGTGTCTACGGCTAA GGGTGTcttccagtccttcgtggaGCGCCATTTCCCGGCACCCGATCGCAATCGCATCAACCGCATCCTTGGCCTCTACGACGAGACACCCTCCATTGCCGACTCCACCTCCAACTTGGGTACCAATAGCAATAGCACAACAGCGGCTGGCAAGCGAAAGGGAAGTAATAACAATGACAATGGATCCTCCGCTGGTGGCAAGAccaagaagaagaagcgcaGTGGATCCTGGCAATATAGTGACAGCGACGACGAGGATACGGAAAAGAAACGCAATCGGAAGCGGGACGCAGGCAACTCCAACAGCGACAGCGACGAGGCGAATAGTGATGAGTTCAGAAGCGACATGGATGACGAGGATGAGGACGACGAAGATCACGACGTGGAAAGCGACCGGCGGAGCGTGGCCAGCGATGCTAGTTCCGATTTCAATCCCTTCTTCAGCGGCAGCGACAGCGACATCGATCCCTGGGTGAATGCGCGCAGCAAGAAGTCCACCAAGAAGACCCAGAAGAAGACCAAGAAAAAGGTGAAGAAGGAGAAGGGCAAGAAGGAGGCCACCTCATCGGCATCCAGTTCAGCTGCCACCGATCCCAGTGGCAGCACGACGATGTCAGCCACTGTGGTCGCCGCTCTGAATGCGGCCAAGAGTCGCAAGTCGCAGCTCTCTACGCAGGACAAGATCCAGGATCTGCTGCAAAAGAAGCAGGAGCTCAAGGGCACAGTTACGCCCGTGGGCGTGAATGGTGTGAAACTGAACTATGGTCCCCCGCCCAAAGATGCAATCGAACGAGCCTGCACAATGAAGGAGGAGCTGTTGCGCAAGATCGAGCGCCTGGGCTCCCGACTGCCGCCAAACACCCTGGATCAACTGATCGACGAACTGGGTGGTCCGGACAACGTGGCCGAGATGACAGGTCGACGGGGTCGTGTTGTGCAAACCGATGACGGTAACATCCAATACGAGTCCAGAACCGAATCGGATGTCCCGCTGGAAACGCTGAACATCACGGAGAAGCAGCGTTTCATGGACGGCCAGAAGGATGTGGCGATCATCTCGGAGGCGGCGTCCAGTGGTATTTCCCTGCAGAGTGATCGGAGGGTCTTCAATCAGCGGCGGCGTGTCCACATCACTTTGGAGCTGCCCTGGTCCGCCGACAGAGCCATCCAGCAGTTTGGTCGTACCCATCGATCAAATCAG GTAAATGCGCCCGAGTACATCTTCCTCATCTCGGACTTGGCTGGTGAAAGGCGTTTCGCCTCCACCGTGGCCAAGCGTCTGGAATCGCTGGGAGCGCTCACCCACGGCGATCGCAGGGCCACGGAGACTCGCGATCTCTCCCAGTTTAATATAGACAACAAATACGGTCGCCAGGCTCTGGAGACGGTGATGCGCACCATAATGGGTTACGAATCGCCGCTGGTGCCACCGCCCACGGATTACAGCGGCGAGTTCTTTAAGGACATCGCTGGAGCCCTGGTCGGTGTGGGCATCATTGTGAATAGCGAGAGCCATCCGGGTGTGCTGAGTCTGGACAAGGACTACAACAACATATCAAAGTTTCTCAACCGCATTCTCGGTTGTCCGGTGGACCTGCAGAACCGTTTGTTCAAGTACTTTACGGACACCATGACGGCAATCATCCAGCAGGCAAAGCGCGGCGGTCGCTTCGACCTGGGCATTGTGG ATCTGGGAGCTGCCGGCGAGAATGTGACCCGCTGCCGACTCATTCGGTTTGTGCGCAAACATGCCACCGGAGTGGCGCCCACAGAGATGCACACAGTTCGAGTGGAGCGTGGCATGATCTGGCAGGAGGCCATCGATAA ATACGCCGACCTGTTCAACGAGAACGAGGGCTTCTACCTGTCCCACCAGCTGCGCAACCAAAAGCGAACCGCCATCATGGTGGTGATCTTGGAGCATCAGCCCGCACGCAACAGCAGTTCGACGAGCAGCACCACCGATTCGGACGGGAGTAGCAAGAAAAAGAAGTCGCGCAGCAAAAAGGAGATCATGTGCCAGATCTACCGGCCGAACACCGGTCTCCAGGTGCGCCACGAATCACTTTTCGAGCTGGAGAAGAAGTATCGCAAGGTGGCCAGCGAGGAGGCGGAGCCGCACTGGACGGAACAGTACGATGCGTCGGTAAACACCTGTTCGCACGCCTACTGGAACGGCAACTGCAGAAATGTCAGCCTGGGCAACGACTGTGAG GTGGGATTGCGTCAGCGGCTGTACCATGTCCTAGCGGGCTCCGTGCTTTCCGTTTGGGGACGCGTTGAGCATATACTGAATACACGTTCCAATAGCAAGATGCAAGTGATACGCATGAAGACGACCGAGGGTGAGAAGATTGTGGGCACCCTGATACCCAAGTCCTGCTTCGAACCGTTGGTGGCCGATCTGCGCAGTGATTCGGAGAAGCAGGAGGAGTTCAACTACTAA